One part of the Streptomyces sp. AM 2-1-1 genome encodes these proteins:
- a CDS encoding helix-turn-helix domain-containing protein, which produces MAKAEFIAPSGARSGAPHPVSGVTHVRTRLTAEFTILHNALAQLRGSAAAVGVGAYIQSLPDGAPVTVEALCAHFDEGRTTIARALRELEQAGYLVRRKERWSGGRIRTRTFFRTVPELLLPEVPGPGPGPEPEPVSAPETQDPEASEVSAPEAHGTDVPSPDVTPSPESAARESSSPAVPTQRRPLPSPIAADAEGPADAAKTEDGTEDEADEHQGDEHESDEHRGDEREGDEHAPLGIAEVDPQAVVILASLRIVDPRLVLNRGEVRTLAPAVAKWLAGGFDAAQITETLTVGLPSPFRSRPANILAYRLRETPVALPPRPAPSPQESDERAADGSPAGGAPLSPWQTCDGCERAFRACAPGPCRECAREAAPAPAPRAEAATGSIASMRSALSDSRAARAAAPVKRPRFSARPQPRTAGAAPA; this is translated from the coding sequence ATGGCTAAGGCCGAGTTTATCGCGCCCTCGGGCGCCCGCTCCGGTGCTCCGCACCCGGTGTCCGGCGTGACGCATGTCCGCACCCGCCTCACCGCCGAATTCACGATCCTCCACAACGCCCTGGCCCAACTCCGGGGCAGCGCGGCCGCAGTGGGCGTCGGCGCCTACATCCAGTCGCTGCCGGACGGCGCGCCGGTGACCGTCGAGGCCCTCTGCGCCCACTTCGACGAGGGCCGGACCACGATCGCCCGTGCCCTGCGGGAGCTGGAACAGGCGGGCTATCTGGTCCGCCGGAAGGAACGCTGGTCCGGGGGCCGCATCCGTACCCGGACCTTCTTCCGCACGGTACCGGAACTGCTGCTGCCGGAGGTGCCGGGACCGGGACCGGGACCGGAGCCGGAGCCGGTGTCCGCGCCCGAGACGCAGGACCCCGAGGCGTCGGAGGTGTCCGCGCCGGAGGCGCACGGCACTGACGTGCCGAGCCCTGACGTCACGCCCTCACCGGAGTCGGCGGCGAGGGAGTCGTCCTCCCCGGCGGTGCCCACTCAGCGGAGGCCTCTCCCGTCACCGATCGCTGCGGACGCGGAAGGCCCGGCGGACGCGGCGAAGACCGAAGACGGCACCGAGGACGAGGCCGATGAGCACCAAGGTGATGAGCACGAAAGTGATGAGCACAGAGGTGATGAGCGCGAGGGCGATGAGCACGCCCCGCTCGGTATCGCCGAGGTCGACCCGCAGGCCGTAGTGATCCTCGCTTCGCTGCGGATCGTCGATCCCCGACTGGTCCTCAACCGGGGCGAAGTGCGCACCCTGGCACCCGCCGTCGCCAAGTGGCTGGCCGGAGGGTTCGACGCCGCACAGATCACCGAGACCCTGACGGTCGGGCTGCCCTCGCCGTTCCGCTCCCGCCCGGCCAACATCCTCGCCTACCGCCTTCGCGAGACGCCGGTGGCACTTCCCCCGCGACCGGCCCCTTCTCCTCAGGAGTCCGACGAGCGGGCGGCGGACGGATCACCGGCGGGCGGAGCGCCTCTCTCCCCCTGGCAGACCTGCGACGGCTGCGAGCGCGCCTTCCGGGCCTGTGCCCCGGGTCCGTGCCGTGAGTGTGCCCGGGAAGCCGCTCCGGCGCCCGCGCCCAGGGCCGAGGCTGCCACCGGTTCGATCGCGTCGATGCGGAGCGCGCTGAGCGACAGCAGGGCGGCGCGCGCCGCCGCACCCGTCAAGCGGCCGAGGTTCTCCGCCCGCCCGCAGCCCCGGACGGCCGGGGCCGCGCCCGCCTGA
- a CDS encoding cellulose-binding protein: MSAAPVSGHGFVGVRGRGYRPEQVDRTVAALTAERDAALDEISRLSALAEELTAGSAALTERVANLAPQTYQELTERARSLLALVEEEAAEFGAAAQEAAQALRDAAEAAGREARDAARAFSEKLRAQAEEDAGSTLAEARRAAAEITAAADEEAARIRAEGEDLMARTRVRTSSVLAHQEQEQAERLKAAETEILARESEQTARHDDLLARADAVLATARRGLSEAEEAARHGQEDAEARAAELLSEARVREERVVRETARILREHEESREELQARMDHVRNSLAALTGRTPTPPAES, encoded by the coding sequence ATGAGTGCTGCACCGGTGTCCGGGCATGGCTTCGTCGGGGTACGAGGACGTGGTTACCGACCGGAGCAGGTGGACCGTACCGTCGCGGCGCTCACGGCGGAGCGGGACGCGGCCCTGGACGAGATCTCCCGGCTGTCCGCGCTCGCCGAGGAACTGACGGCCGGGTCGGCCGCGCTGACCGAGCGGGTCGCGAACCTGGCCCCGCAGACGTACCAGGAGCTGACCGAGCGGGCCCGTTCCCTCCTGGCCCTCGTCGAGGAGGAGGCGGCCGAGTTCGGCGCCGCCGCCCAGGAGGCGGCACAGGCGCTGCGGGACGCGGCCGAAGCAGCCGGACGCGAGGCGCGTGACGCGGCCCGCGCCTTCTCGGAGAAGCTGCGCGCCCAGGCCGAGGAGGACGCCGGGAGCACCCTCGCCGAGGCGCGCCGGGCGGCCGCGGAGATCACGGCCGCCGCGGACGAGGAGGCCGCACGGATCCGGGCGGAGGGCGAGGACCTGATGGCCCGGACCCGCGTCCGTACGTCGAGCGTCCTCGCCCACCAGGAGCAGGAGCAGGCCGAACGCCTCAAGGCCGCCGAGACCGAGATCCTCGCCCGGGAATCCGAGCAGACGGCCCGTCATGACGACCTGCTGGCGCGCGCCGATGCCGTGCTCGCGACGGCGAGGCGCGGACTCTCCGAGGCCGAGGAGGCCGCCCGGCACGGCCAGGAGGACGCGGAGGCCCGTGCCGCCGAACTCCTCTCCGAGGCCCGGGTGCGCGAGGAGCGGGTGGTCCGCGAGACCGCACGCATACTCCGCGAACACGAGGAGAGCCGTGAGGAGTTGCAGGCCCGCATGGACCACGTCCGCAACTCCCTCGCCGCCCTCACGGGCCGGACCCCGACCCCGCCGGCCGAGAGCTGA
- a CDS encoding SUKH-4 family immunity protein, with translation MVTFAQAQERADEWVNGDVPAYQHREVRVREFELGFVVWAEDRPEGPVSDGGRQRLVIARDSGEATLWPGLPVGEVVRRYEEEYGSPADAAPAPRPPARIDLNQTSFLLTPPEWLQEAADKLGIPDGRREPSEAAPADAAPGAGAQDDVRDTVPSAPAAPGAPAVPAAPAAPAVPFSAPSVPTSHSQDSGATPWPAKPEPGDHEPTASDGVPATASPVAGAGAAPVPDGATPWAGTDTNRDSDDRAVPLPVTVFAPPLSGADDEGTPAPRVPAEAPTALLSGGSALPPTAVATPVQPRRLPDAAPGAEDIANAATSKAGLPPRAPRPGSVPPPPGAPGIPGTRPGATPPPSGPGAPGAPAAGYVPTQMAPAVHPGGPGAPGMPGAPGMPGAPGVPQPPAPPGPPGAPAPPGPPGGVHHAETVFAAPPIGSPLGTPGPPGPPGPPGAPGGMPGGVPGPGLPGPGAVPPPPPAYGYPQQPAQPPTVGPGYQAVLRYRAPDGSEQQLIRRSAPGTPHPEWQMLYELRGMNVPPQQVIELHTELESCELPGGYCARMIREMWPQVRITSVAPYGTDHASRQQGMRHLLTHQGELHQVADGPARPAPVRAPLTPVQPVPPVGPEGVAEELLQAFGPQGVLRFDERAVSRQGVPETVGRTLVWAGLPADFGPFFWAQPGQPVIPTLAELAAQRQVRPAPDAGAYLVMGTDFGRAICVQYGTANIVAVPVEAGPGGQSVLPQFVNTGLPEFVRCMALLGRMWRLRYGLNPEQAGRWTVDFQAQLAALDPAALASPESWWSVLLEQMWDGLI, from the coding sequence ATGGTGACGTTCGCACAGGCGCAGGAGCGGGCCGACGAGTGGGTCAACGGTGACGTGCCCGCCTACCAGCACCGGGAGGTGCGGGTCCGCGAGTTCGAACTCGGCTTCGTGGTGTGGGCGGAGGACCGTCCGGAGGGACCCGTCTCGGACGGCGGCCGTCAGCGGCTGGTCATCGCCCGCGACAGCGGCGAGGCCACGCTGTGGCCGGGGCTGCCGGTGGGCGAGGTGGTACGGCGCTACGAGGAGGAGTACGGCTCCCCGGCGGACGCGGCGCCCGCGCCCCGGCCGCCCGCGCGCATCGATCTGAACCAGACCTCCTTCCTGCTCACACCGCCGGAGTGGCTCCAGGAAGCCGCCGACAAGCTGGGCATCCCGGACGGCAGGCGCGAACCGTCCGAAGCGGCGCCCGCCGACGCGGCCCCCGGGGCGGGTGCGCAGGACGACGTGCGGGACACGGTGCCGTCCGCGCCCGCCGCCCCCGGTGCGCCCGCTGTCCCCGCGGCACCCGCCGCGCCCGCGGTGCCGTTCTCCGCGCCCTCCGTCCCGACCTCGCACTCGCAGGACTCGGGCGCGACCCCGTGGCCCGCGAAACCGGAGCCCGGGGACCACGAGCCGACCGCCTCGGACGGGGTCCCCGCGACGGCCTCCCCGGTGGCCGGGGCCGGCGCGGCCCCCGTGCCGGACGGCGCCACGCCGTGGGCGGGTACGGACACCAACCGCGACTCGGACGACCGGGCGGTCCCGCTGCCCGTCACCGTGTTCGCCCCGCCGCTCTCGGGCGCCGACGACGAGGGCACCCCGGCGCCCCGGGTCCCCGCCGAGGCGCCGACCGCGCTGCTGTCGGGCGGCAGCGCACTGCCGCCCACCGCCGTCGCCACGCCGGTGCAGCCCCGGCGGCTGCCGGACGCCGCCCCCGGGGCCGAGGACATCGCCAACGCCGCGACCAGCAAGGCGGGCCTGCCGCCGCGCGCGCCGCGCCCCGGTTCGGTGCCCCCGCCGCCGGGCGCCCCGGGCATCCCGGGCACACGCCCCGGCGCGACCCCGCCGCCCTCGGGGCCGGGCGCGCCCGGTGCTCCCGCCGCAGGCTACGTCCCGACGCAGATGGCGCCCGCCGTCCACCCCGGCGGCCCCGGTGCTCCCGGCATGCCCGGTGCTCCCGGCATGCCCGGTGCCCCCGGCGTGCCGCAGCCCCCGGCTCCGCCCGGGCCGCCCGGCGCCCCGGCCCCGCCCGGTCCGCCGGGTGGTGTGCACCACGCGGAGACGGTGTTCGCCGCGCCTCCGATCGGCTCCCCGCTCGGTACCCCCGGTCCTCCCGGACCGCCGGGACCGCCCGGTGCGCCCGGCGGGATGCCGGGCGGCGTACCCGGTCCGGGCCTGCCCGGTCCCGGGGCCGTGCCCCCGCCTCCGCCTGCGTACGGCTATCCGCAGCAGCCCGCCCAGCCGCCGACGGTGGGCCCCGGCTACCAGGCGGTGCTGCGCTACCGCGCGCCCGACGGCAGCGAGCAGCAGCTCATCCGCCGTTCGGCGCCCGGCACCCCGCACCCGGAGTGGCAGATGCTCTATGAGCTGCGCGGCATGAACGTGCCGCCGCAGCAGGTCATCGAACTCCACACCGAGCTGGAGTCCTGCGAGCTGCCCGGTGGCTACTGCGCGCGGATGATCCGCGAGATGTGGCCGCAGGTGCGGATCACCAGCGTCGCCCCGTACGGCACCGATCACGCGAGCCGGCAGCAGGGCATGCGGCACCTCCTCACCCACCAGGGCGAGCTGCACCAGGTCGCCGACGGCCCGGCGCGGCCCGCCCCGGTGCGTGCTCCGCTGACTCCGGTGCAGCCCGTGCCGCCGGTCGGACCGGAAGGGGTGGCCGAGGAGCTGCTCCAGGCGTTCGGCCCGCAGGGCGTGCTCCGCTTCGACGAGCGGGCGGTCTCCCGGCAGGGCGTGCCGGAGACCGTGGGACGGACCCTGGTCTGGGCGGGGCTGCCCGCCGATTTCGGGCCGTTCTTCTGGGCCCAGCCCGGTCAGCCGGTGATACCGACACTCGCCGAGCTGGCCGCGCAGCGCCAGGTGCGGCCCGCGCCGGACGCGGGGGCGTACCTCGTGATGGGGACGGACTTCGGCCGGGCGATCTGCGTCCAGTACGGGACGGCGAACATCGTCGCCGTACCCGTGGAGGCCGGTCCGGGCGGGCAGTCGGTGCTGCCGCAGTTCGTCAACACCGGGCTGCCCGAGTTCGTCCGCTGCATGGCCCTGCTCGGGCGGATGTGGCGGCTGCGGTACGGCCTCAACCCGGAGCAGGCGGGCCGCTGGACGGTCGATTTCCAGGCGCAGTTGGCGGCGCTGGACCCGGCGGCGCTCGCGTCGCCGGAGAGCTGGTGGTCGGTGCTGCTCGAACAGATGTGGGACGGCTTGATCTGA
- a CDS encoding SMI1/KNR4 family protein, producing the protein METGRLGQQAAPPNAAYAGQVVHFPDPVRASRHPRGVRMGANGHPDFSPYARAAAEIADPPEGFGIDELRLTDYVSANAALAATGHELWDMIPSVATPHGWTWHHVSGTRRMELVPVEVKALLRHHAGLSTAPVDHERRGTRPLQGTRPAHFRLPKGAVAVSEQQIQGVEEDLGYRLPGAYRSFLKAAGGSAPVGTALDEELGLLVDQPFFTVREEAAVNDLVYVNKCLRDHFTKDFLGVAFVQGGLLAVKVKGSGIGSVWFCAYDDARDRNEMSVQERADRLLLPCGADFDAFLQRLAGSPQELETVANLMVDGGFARAVPVEG; encoded by the coding sequence ATGGAGACAGGTCGGCTCGGGCAGCAAGCCGCGCCACCGAACGCGGCCTACGCCGGGCAGGTCGTGCACTTCCCGGACCCGGTCCGGGCGTCACGCCACCCGAGGGGTGTGCGGATGGGCGCCAACGGTCACCCGGACTTCTCTCCTTACGCGCGCGCGGCGGCGGAGATCGCCGATCCGCCGGAGGGTTTCGGGATCGACGAACTCCGGCTCACCGACTACGTGTCGGCCAACGCCGCACTGGCGGCGACCGGGCACGAGCTGTGGGACATGATCCCTTCGGTGGCGACTCCGCACGGCTGGACCTGGCACCACGTGTCGGGTACCCGCCGAATGGAACTCGTACCGGTCGAGGTGAAGGCGCTGTTGCGCCACCACGCGGGCCTCTCGACGGCCCCGGTGGACCACGAGCGGCGCGGCACGCGGCCGTTGCAGGGCACCCGGCCCGCGCACTTCCGGTTGCCGAAGGGCGCGGTTGCGGTGTCCGAGCAGCAGATCCAGGGCGTGGAAGAGGACCTGGGGTACCGCCTGCCGGGCGCGTACCGCTCGTTCCTGAAGGCGGCGGGCGGATCCGCGCCGGTGGGCACGGCGCTCGACGAGGAACTGGGCCTCCTGGTGGACCAGCCGTTCTTCACGGTGCGCGAGGAGGCGGCGGTCAACGACCTCGTCTACGTCAACAAGTGCTTGCGGGACCACTTCACCAAGGACTTCCTGGGCGTCGCGTTCGTCCAGGGCGGTCTGCTGGCGGTGAAGGTGAAGGGGAGCGGCATCGGTTCGGTCTGGTTCTGCGCGTACGACGACGCGCGCGACCGGAACGAGATGTCGGTGCAGGAGCGGGCCGATCGCCTGTTGCTGCCGTGCGGTGCGGACTTCGACGCGTTCCTCCAGCGGCTCGCGGGCAGCCCGCAGGAGTTGGAGACGGTGGCCAACCTGATGGTGGACGGCGGCTTCGCCCGTGCCGTCCCGGTGGAGGGGTGA
- a CDS encoding YwqJ-related putative deaminase has translation MHDVHTVTSGDPRLSWSSTDSNRVPRLLHRRDGILPAVAAALSVRGETLTCTAGKGDQPPALHHLVQDFLDTLPTSRRERFSGRCPEAILLSRLLTATEETRSKRAQRKPMTSGEARRALKHARLTARHIREDGDPRHGGYAAPCRSCTVMLAHFGVRPVDLGANSAATTAEKG, from the coding sequence ATGCACGATGTACACACAGTCACATCAGGGGATCCGCGCCTCAGCTGGAGCAGCACCGACTCCAACCGCGTCCCCCGGCTGCTCCACCGCCGCGACGGCATCCTGCCGGCCGTGGCCGCCGCGCTGTCCGTGCGCGGGGAGACGCTCACCTGCACCGCGGGCAAGGGCGATCAGCCGCCCGCGCTGCACCACCTCGTCCAGGACTTCCTCGACACCCTGCCGACCAGTCGGCGGGAGCGTTTCAGCGGACGCTGCCCGGAGGCGATACTCCTCTCCCGGCTGCTCACCGCGACCGAGGAGACCCGCTCCAAGCGCGCCCAGCGCAAGCCGATGACGAGTGGCGAGGCCCGTCGCGCGCTCAAGCACGCCCGGCTCACCGCCCGCCACATCCGCGAGGACGGCGACCCCCGGCACGGGGGCTACGCGGCGCCCTGCCGCTCCTGCACGGTGATGCTCGCCCACTTCGGCGTACGCCCCGTGGACCTCGGCGCCAACAGCGCGGCCACCACCGCCGAGAAGGGCTGA
- a CDS encoding SUKH-3 domain-containing protein → MHEHSTTRFTPVVEKALRTAGWEPGRWVIRQAEEWADALSAHTSPAGHRHAVFPAVVEAWAEFGNLDIVAPGPGRQIAPVSVTIDPVSGLHLARTLGDLGRALETEISPLGHEGDGQAVLAMDAEGRVYSVDHTGDWYLGPDIDRALNTLLTGVQPTRLTSG, encoded by the coding sequence ATGCACGAGCACAGCACCACACGCTTCACCCCCGTCGTGGAGAAGGCCCTGCGCACCGCGGGCTGGGAGCCCGGCCGGTGGGTCATCCGGCAGGCCGAGGAGTGGGCCGACGCGTTGAGCGCCCACACCTCGCCGGCGGGCCACCGGCACGCCGTCTTCCCGGCCGTGGTCGAAGCCTGGGCGGAGTTCGGCAACCTGGACATCGTCGCCCCCGGCCCCGGCCGGCAGATCGCCCCCGTCTCCGTGACGATCGACCCGGTCAGCGGCCTCCACCTCGCCCGCACTCTGGGCGACCTCGGGCGGGCCCTGGAGACCGAGATCAGCCCACTGGGCCACGAGGGCGACGGGCAGGCGGTCCTCGCCATGGACGCCGAGGGACGCGTCTACAGCGTCGACCACACCGGCGACTGGTACCTCGGGCCGGACATCGACCGCGCCCTCAACACCCTGCTGACGGGCGTCCAGCCGACCCGGCTGACGTCGGGCTGA
- a CDS encoding histidine kinase, with product MTATGADREAAGATTRGYWWWERRRGVALDVGLALVSALECALEGIQFAGEARLPVPVGVLFGLVAGSVLLLRRRWPIVVVLVSIATTPAEVGFLMGLVGLYSLAASGVPRRITVVLTGMALVGSFIVTYVRLSQSLVDPSDVMPGDWYAPVVALFMSLGLTAPPLLFGLYIGARRRLMESLRERADSLERELSLLADRAEERAEWARTEERTRIAREMHDVVAHRVSLMVVHAAALQAIAPKDPAKAVRNAALVGDMGRQALTELREMLGVLRSGDTLVAPRPAGTRTTGPGTAAGGPPLAGVGRAAAAAAVASAPEDGPRLGELEALVAQSRQAGMTVELSVDGDPRPYAPGVERTAYRVVQEALTNVHKHAAGAKTWVRLAHREAEVAMQVENGPSDAAAADAHLPSGGNGLVGMRERVTGLGGVFVSGPTDAGGFRVSAVLPDGTASAAGAEAPEVTAPEVVVVVPEVESVPMEVALPGPEGVRGAEGGAPSRVLPDAEGAPPERDAGAR from the coding sequence ATGACCGCAACGGGGGCAGACCGGGAGGCGGCGGGAGCGACCACCCGCGGCTACTGGTGGTGGGAGCGGCGGCGCGGTGTCGCCCTGGACGTGGGACTGGCGCTGGTCTCGGCGCTGGAGTGCGCACTGGAGGGGATCCAGTTCGCCGGGGAGGCCCGGCTGCCGGTGCCGGTCGGCGTGCTCTTCGGCCTGGTCGCCGGTTCGGTCCTGTTGCTGCGGCGCCGGTGGCCGATCGTCGTGGTGCTGGTGTCGATCGCGACCACGCCCGCCGAGGTCGGCTTCCTGATGGGCCTCGTCGGCCTCTACTCGCTGGCCGCGTCCGGCGTGCCGCGCAGGATCACCGTCGTCCTGACCGGGATGGCGCTGGTCGGCAGCTTCATCGTCACCTACGTACGGCTGAGCCAGAGCCTCGTCGACCCGTCGGACGTGATGCCGGGGGACTGGTACGCGCCTGTGGTCGCCCTCTTCATGTCGCTGGGACTGACCGCCCCCCCGCTGCTCTTCGGCCTCTACATCGGTGCCCGCCGCCGCCTCATGGAGAGCCTGCGCGAACGCGCCGACTCGCTGGAGCGGGAGCTGTCGCTGCTCGCCGACCGGGCCGAGGAGCGCGCGGAGTGGGCGCGTACGGAGGAACGCACCCGGATCGCCCGGGAGATGCACGACGTGGTGGCGCACCGGGTGAGTCTGATGGTGGTGCACGCGGCGGCGCTCCAGGCCATCGCGCCGAAGGACCCGGCGAAGGCGGTCCGCAACGCCGCGCTCGTCGGCGACATGGGGCGCCAGGCGCTGACCGAACTCCGCGAGATGCTGGGCGTGCTGCGCAGCGGGGACACCCTGGTCGCGCCGCGCCCGGCGGGCACCCGCACGACGGGCCCGGGTACGGCTGCGGGCGGGCCGCCGCTGGCCGGGGTGGGCCGCGCCGCGGCCGCCGCCGCTGTCGCCTCCGCGCCGGAGGACGGGCCGCGCCTGGGCGAGCTGGAGGCGCTGGTCGCCCAGTCGCGCCAGGCCGGTATGACGGTGGAGCTGTCCGTGGACGGTGACCCCCGCCCGTACGCCCCCGGGGTCGAGCGGACCGCCTACCGGGTGGTGCAGGAGGCGCTGACCAATGTGCACAAGCACGCGGCCGGAGCGAAGACCTGGGTACGGCTCGCGCACCGGGAGGCGGAGGTCGCGATGCAGGTGGAGAACGGCCCGTCCGACGCGGCCGCGGCCGACGCCCATCTGCCGAGCGGGGGCAACGGCCTGGTCGGGATGCGCGAGCGGGTGACCGGGCTCGGCGGTGTCTTCGTCTCGGGCCCGACGGACGCGGGCGGCTTCCGGGTGTCGGCGGTACTGCCGGACGGAACGGCGTCCGCCGCCGGGGCGGAGGCGCCGGAGGTGACGGCACCGGAGGTCGTGGTGGTCGTTCCCGAGGTCGAGTCGGTACCGATGGAGGTGGCACTGCCGGGGCCGGAGGGGGTGCGCGGCGCGGAGGGCGGGGCACCGTCCCGCGTGTTGCCGGACGCCGAGGGCGCGCCCCCCGAGAGGGACGCGGGCGCGCGGTAG
- the glmU gene encoding bifunctional UDP-N-acetylglucosamine diphosphorylase/glucosamine-1-phosphate N-acetyltransferase GlmU, which translates to MSASSPAAVVVLAAGGGTRMKSKTPKVLHEVAGRSLVGHVVAAARELGPEHLVVVVGHAGEQVVAHLDESGAGVRTAFQAEQNGTGHATRTGLQELGGVDGTVLVVCGDTPLLSGATLGALAATHASDGNAVTVLTAEVPDSTGYGRIVRDAATGAVTEIVEHKDASPSQRAIREINSGVFAFDGRLLTEALGKLRPDNSQGEEYLTDVLSILREAGHRVGASIARDHREILGINNRVQLAEARRLLNQRLLERAMLSGVTIVDPASTLIDVTVTFGRDAVVHPGTQLLGTTHVGEDAEVGPNSRLTDTVVHEGARLDNTVAQGAEVGPGATVGPYAYLRPGTKLGAKAKAGTYVEMKNATIGEGTKVPHLSYVGDATIGDHSNIGAASVFVNYDGVAKHHTTIGSHCRTGSDNMFVAPVTVGDGVYTAAGSVITKDVPAGSLAVARGQQRNIEGWVARKRPGSAAAQAALAATQDSEGES; encoded by the coding sequence GTGAGCGCCAGCAGCCCCGCAGCAGTCGTCGTCCTCGCAGCGGGTGGCGGCACCCGTATGAAGTCGAAGACGCCCAAGGTCCTCCACGAGGTCGCCGGGCGCTCGCTCGTCGGCCACGTCGTCGCCGCCGCCCGCGAACTCGGCCCGGAGCACCTCGTCGTGGTCGTCGGGCACGCCGGCGAGCAGGTCGTCGCGCACCTCGACGAGAGCGGCGCGGGCGTGCGCACCGCCTTCCAGGCCGAGCAGAACGGCACCGGCCACGCCACCCGCACCGGGCTCCAGGAGCTCGGCGGCGTCGACGGCACCGTCCTCGTCGTCTGCGGCGACACCCCCCTGCTCTCCGGCGCGACGCTCGGCGCGCTCGCCGCCACCCACGCCTCGGACGGCAACGCCGTCACCGTGCTCACGGCCGAGGTGCCGGACTCCACCGGTTACGGCCGGATCGTGCGCGACGCGGCCACCGGCGCCGTCACCGAGATCGTCGAGCACAAGGACGCGAGCCCGTCGCAGCGGGCGATCCGGGAGATCAACTCCGGGGTCTTCGCCTTCGACGGCCGGCTGCTCACGGAGGCGCTCGGCAAGCTCCGTCCGGACAACAGCCAGGGTGAGGAGTACCTCACCGACGTCCTCTCCATCCTGCGCGAGGCGGGCCACCGGGTGGGCGCCTCGATCGCGCGGGACCACCGGGAGATCCTCGGCATCAACAACCGGGTCCAGCTCGCCGAGGCCCGCCGGCTGCTCAACCAGCGGCTGCTGGAGCGCGCCATGCTCTCCGGCGTGACGATCGTGGACCCGGCGTCGACGCTGATCGACGTGACGGTCACCTTCGGCCGGGACGCGGTCGTGCACCCCGGGACGCAGCTGCTCGGGACCACCCACGTCGGCGAGGACGCCGAGGTCGGCCCGAACTCGCGGCTGACCGACACGGTGGTCCACGAGGGCGCCCGGCTGGACAACACGGTCGCCCAGGGCGCCGAAGTCGGCCCCGGCGCCACCGTCGGCCCGTACGCCTACCTGCGGCCGGGGACCAAGCTCGGCGCGAAGGCGAAGGCCGGGACGTACGTCGAGATGAAGAACGCCACGATCGGCGAGGGGACGAAGGTCCCGCACCTGTCCTACGTGGGTGACGCGACCATCGGCGACCACAGCAACATCGGTGCGGCGAGCGTCTTCGTGAACTACGACGGGGTGGCCAAGCACCACACCACCATCGGCTCGCACTGCCGTACCGGCTCCGACAATATGTTTGTGGCACCGGTCACGGTGGGCGACGGGGTTTACACCGCCGCGGGCTCGGTCATCACCAAGGACGTACCGGCGGGCTCGCTGGCCGTCGCCCGCGGCCAGCAGCGGAATATCGAGGGCTGGGTCGCGCGCAAGCGGCCCGGAAGCGCCGCCGCTCAGGCCGCCTTGGCCGCCACACAGGATTCCGAAGGCGAAAGCTGA
- a CDS encoding ribose-phosphate diphosphokinase: MTGIKTTGEKKLMLFSGRAHPELAEEVAHKLGVGLVPTKAFDFANGEIYVRFQESARGADCFLIQSHTAPINKWIMEQLIMLDALKRASARSVTVIVPFYGYARQDKKHRGREPISARLVADLMQTAGADRILTVDLHTDQIQGFFDGPVDHLFALPILADYVGAKVDRSKLTIVSPDAGRVRVADRWCDRLDAPLAIVHKRRDKDVPNQVSVHEVVGNVEGRVCVLVDDMIDTGGTICAAADALFAHGAEDVIVTATHGVLSGPAADRLKNSKVSEFVFTDTLPTPGELELDKITVLSIAPTIAAAVREVFEDGSVTSLFENDED; the protein is encoded by the coding sequence GTGACCGGGATCAAGACGACCGGCGAGAAGAAGCTGATGCTCTTCTCCGGCCGCGCCCACCCCGAGCTGGCCGAGGAGGTCGCGCACAAGTTGGGTGTCGGCCTCGTGCCGACGAAGGCCTTCGATTTCGCCAACGGTGAGATCTACGTCCGCTTCCAGGAATCCGCCCGCGGCGCCGACTGCTTCCTGATCCAGAGCCACACGGCTCCGATCAACAAGTGGATCATGGAGCAGCTGATCATGCTGGACGCGCTCAAGCGCGCCTCGGCCCGTTCGGTCACGGTGATCGTGCCGTTCTACGGGTACGCCCGCCAGGACAAGAAGCACCGCGGCCGCGAGCCGATCTCGGCCCGCCTGGTGGCGGACCTGATGCAGACGGCGGGTGCGGACCGCATCCTCACCGTCGACCTGCACACCGACCAGATCCAGGGTTTCTTCGACGGCCCGGTCGACCACCTCTTCGCGCTGCCGATCCTCGCCGACTACGTCGGCGCCAAGGTCGACCGCTCCAAGCTGACGATCGTCTCCCCGGACGCCGGCCGCGTGCGCGTCGCCGACCGCTGGTGCGACCGCCTGGACGCCCCGCTGGCGATCGTGCACAAGCGCCGCGACAAGGACGTGCCGAACCAGGTCAGCGTCCACGAGGTCGTCGGCAACGTCGAGGGCCGGGTCTGCGTCCTGGTCGACGACATGATCGACACCGGTGGCACGATCTGCGCCGCCGCCGACGCCCTGTTCGCGCACGGTGCCGAGGACGTCATAGTGACCGCCACCCACGGCGTGCTCTCCGGCCCCGCCGCGGACCGACTGAAGAACTCCAAGGTCAGCGAGTTCGTCTTCACGGACACCCTGCCGACCCCGGGCGAGCTGGAGCTCGACAAGATCACGGTGCTCTCCATCGCGCCGACGATCGCGGCCGCGGTGCGCGAGGTCTTCGAGGACGGTTCGGTCACGAGCCTCTTCGAGAACGACGAGGACTGA